One Nocardia iowensis DNA window includes the following coding sequences:
- a CDS encoding nitroreductase/quinone reductase family protein: MPPNFALKAMNTAHRVLLTASCGKLGNEFGGMPSLELVTTGRKSGRQHAVMLTAPIVDGDTYVVVASRGGDPIHPAWFLNLRDNPDVQVSVRSGPRQPMKARVATPEERKVLWPRVIAAAKTYAGYQAKTTREIPLVLLTPANGTSSS; this comes from the coding sequence ATGCCACCGAACTTCGCGCTCAAGGCGATGAACACCGCACATCGAGTTCTGCTCACCGCCAGTTGCGGAAAACTGGGCAACGAGTTCGGCGGCATGCCGTCGCTCGAGCTGGTGACCACCGGCCGCAAATCGGGCCGCCAGCACGCGGTGATGCTGACGGCGCCGATCGTCGACGGCGATACCTATGTCGTGGTCGCTTCCCGCGGCGGAGATCCGATCCACCCGGCGTGGTTTCTGAACCTGCGGGACAACCCGGATGTCCAGGTGTCGGTGCGCAGTGGCCCGCGACAGCCGATGAAGGCCAGAGTGGCGACTCCCGAGGAGCGAAAGGTGCTGTGGCCGAGGGTAATCGCCGCAGCCAAGACCTACGCCGGATACCAGGCGAAGACGACGCGGGAGATTCCGCTTGTCCTACTGACCCCGGCGAACGGAACCTCGTCGAGTTGA
- a CDS encoding DUF6506 family protein, with amino-acid sequence MALTAWGFIYTATGSDPERETVVETPACRSVFVGVDRPEQAVAAARRLVAGGAQLIELCGGFGPVWTARVIEAVQGAVPVGAVAYGTEAIDQVHAIFA; translated from the coding sequence ATGGCGCTCACCGCATGGGGATTCATCTACACCGCGACCGGCAGTGACCCGGAACGGGAGACCGTTGTCGAAACGCCCGCCTGCCGGTCGGTGTTCGTCGGGGTGGATCGTCCGGAGCAAGCCGTCGCGGCGGCCCGCCGCCTCGTCGCGGGTGGTGCTCAGCTGATCGAGTTGTGCGGCGGGTTCGGCCCGGTGTGGACCGCACGGGTGATCGAGGCTGTTCAGGGCGCGGTTCCGGTGGGTGCGGTCGCCTACGGCACCGAGGCGATCGATCAGGTGCACGCCATCTTCGCTTGA
- a CDS encoding LysR family transcriptional regulator gives MELRQLRYFLAVAEERNLTRAAEVVGIRPTSLSQQIIALERELGAALFVRSASGMTPTQAGARLTEHARVVVESARRARESVRQRRALRLAVTPGAPPWCASTLWRAAGELVPEIADSQTSEQLTQLRDGVLDAGVLLVPADLSGMSHIPVEDAELGVVVASDHWLAGRNVVRWADLDGCALLWFARSWAPGYYDAIRESWIRAGWQPTAVRESAPRRGLFGAELTHGGNVVALRPVWDVRPGEGLVWLPFAADAPRIRYALAWHAADPAAARYRAIAADLVRAAQPHTHPATPRGQDCR, from the coding sequence ATGGAACTGCGACAGTTGCGGTACTTTCTTGCGGTTGCGGAGGAGCGGAATCTCACTCGGGCCGCGGAGGTGGTGGGGATCAGGCCGACGTCGTTGAGTCAGCAGATCATCGCTCTCGAGCGGGAGCTCGGGGCGGCGTTGTTTGTTCGTAGCGCTTCGGGGATGACACCGACGCAGGCCGGTGCGCGGCTGACGGAGCATGCGCGGGTGGTGGTGGAGTCGGCGCGGCGTGCGCGGGAGTCGGTGCGGCAACGACGGGCATTGCGTCTGGCCGTGACGCCAGGAGCGCCGCCGTGGTGTGCGTCGACACTGTGGCGCGCCGCCGGTGAGTTGGTTCCCGAGATCGCCGATTCGCAGACCTCCGAGCAGCTGACGCAGCTCCGGGACGGTGTGCTCGATGCCGGTGTGCTGCTGGTGCCTGCCGACTTGTCGGGTATGAGTCATATTCCGGTCGAGGATGCCGAGCTGGGTGTGGTGGTGGCGAGTGACCACTGGTTGGCTGGACGAAATGTGGTGCGGTGGGCCGATCTGGACGGCTGCGCATTGTTGTGGTTCGCGCGTTCGTGGGCGCCGGGCTATTACGACGCGATCCGCGAGTCGTGGATTCGGGCGGGGTGGCAGCCAACGGCTGTGCGCGAGAGTGCGCCACGACGGGGGCTTTTCGGTGCCGAACTCACGCACGGCGGGAACGTCGTCGCGCTTCGACCGGTATGGGACGTGCGTCCGGGGGAGGGGTTGGTCTGGCTGCCGTTCGCCGCGGACGCACCACGTATCCGGTATGCCCTGGCGTGGCACGCGGCCGATCCCGCTGCCGCGCGATACCGCGCGATTGCCGCTGACCTGGTGCGTGCGGCGCAGCCGCACACGCATCCGGCAACGCCTCGTGGACAGGACTGCCGGTGA
- a CDS encoding peptidoglycan DD-metalloendopeptidase family protein — MAMFLSLTTAQVTAAPPGLDEAVTATLLEQKKADRARTPAPVIDHMREQGDWAFGAATIPVGNADEAPISSLYVAVRSGDKWKVGLEGTDEFRNLVQQAPESVVSSGEKKTFTAPQTRELNTGLALPWRQGDSWYMGGGPHGYSGNSRPFNSLDFNGGDGRVLAPGAGRVYKTCVRANSAEVKLVHNNGYTTTYYHMTNLINAQDGTEIAAGTYLGRIGTQLPCGGSASGAHVHMSLYNTNGGAVAVNGKTFGGWTFWEGSRAYAGYAERNGVRVNVGGRLTNYGSDSSPATGTVRSHPEANSTVNLRSGPGLKHSIVGTVRDGDTVKIACTARGDTVAGKWGNTDLWNKLDTGNWISDGFVDTGSNDPVAPACTDAQVTTSATPTDNAAGADAAPGTVG, encoded by the coding sequence ATGGCAATGTTCCTATCGCTGACCACCGCCCAGGTCACCGCCGCACCGCCCGGGTTGGACGAGGCCGTCACCGCCACGCTGCTCGAGCAGAAGAAGGCCGATCGCGCGAGAACACCGGCTCCGGTCATCGATCACATGCGCGAACAAGGCGACTGGGCCTTCGGCGCCGCGACCATCCCGGTCGGAAACGCCGACGAGGCGCCGATCTCGTCGTTGTATGTGGCCGTACGCAGCGGCGACAAGTGGAAGGTAGGGCTGGAGGGGACCGACGAGTTCCGCAACCTGGTCCAGCAGGCGCCCGAATCTGTCGTGAGCAGTGGCGAAAAGAAGACCTTCACCGCACCGCAGACCCGCGAGCTCAACACCGGGTTGGCATTGCCCTGGCGGCAGGGTGACAGCTGGTACATGGGCGGCGGACCGCACGGCTACAGCGGCAACAGCCGCCCCTTCAACTCACTCGACTTCAACGGCGGCGACGGACGAGTACTGGCCCCGGGGGCCGGCCGGGTCTACAAGACCTGCGTGCGCGCCAACAGCGCGGAAGTCAAACTCGTGCACAACAACGGCTACACCACCACCTACTACCACATGACGAACCTGATCAACGCCCAGGACGGTACCGAAATCGCGGCGGGCACCTATCTCGGCAGGATCGGCACCCAGCTGCCCTGTGGCGGCAGCGCCAGCGGAGCGCACGTGCACATGTCGCTCTACAACACCAACGGTGGCGCGGTTGCCGTGAACGGCAAAACCTTTGGCGGCTGGACCTTCTGGGAAGGTAGCAGGGCCTACGCCGGCTACGCCGAACGCAACGGCGTCCGGGTGAACGTCGGCGGCAGGCTGACCAACTACGGCAGCGATTCCTCCCCGGCGACCGGCACCGTTCGCTCCCACCCCGAGGCGAACAGCACGGTCAACCTGCGCTCCGGCCCCGGACTGAAGCACTCGATCGTCGGCACCGTTCGCGACGGTGACACGGTCAAGATCGCATGCACCGCACGCGGCGACACGGTCGCGGGCAAGTGGGGCAACACCGACCTGTGGAACAAACTCGACACCGGCAACTGGATCAGTGACGGCTTCGTCGACACCGGCAGCAACGACCCGGTCGCCCCGGCCTGCACCGATGCCCAGGTGACGACATCGGCTACGCCGACCGATAATGCGGCGGGTGCGGACGCCGCACCGGGCACTGTTGGCTGA
- a CDS encoding DUF6973 domain-containing protein: protein MITFQDVRRWDADAIEKVGRKVRDRKNALLGLSDELAGAALYWRWRGYAADAAKREVASLNDRAEHIVAEVSTVQRVLFATSDEVQALKQRVLNVEAFASGRQYSIAGDGTVADRSPEGPANMLRLLERQQIEDTVKKIVQRAVDIDRNLGKAMTDAANAAISDRGATSLAGADQTTKDIMRRYQVTPDPDGMVKYPINPLLRPFVDEQRVTVTEAKMLDKLGLPGQLKMKDIRGDAFSEANKRFPGYGVSDNHNDAFRHAYWNALMTREYGADWTKRFATAHERVPGNQPEQEAMDLHNNEVGRKIASANPNASPEQLAGLVEKAVKNGETVVVQRGGGDLQYSDRVAPGQAGHPKLPPPEPGEPAKSK, encoded by the coding sequence ATGATCACATTCCAGGACGTCCGCCGCTGGGATGCGGACGCGATCGAAAAGGTCGGTCGCAAGGTACGCGATAGAAAGAACGCCTTGCTCGGCTTGTCGGACGAGCTGGCGGGAGCGGCTCTGTACTGGCGGTGGCGCGGCTACGCCGCCGACGCGGCCAAGCGGGAAGTCGCCTCGCTCAACGACCGCGCGGAACATATTGTCGCCGAGGTCAGTACGGTGCAACGCGTCCTTTTCGCCACTTCCGACGAAGTGCAAGCCCTGAAGCAACGAGTGCTGAACGTCGAAGCGTTCGCCAGCGGACGGCAGTACAGCATCGCCGGGGACGGTACGGTCGCCGACAGATCACCCGAAGGCCCCGCGAATATGCTTCGCCTCCTCGAACGACAGCAGATCGAAGACACGGTGAAGAAGATCGTGCAGCGGGCCGTCGACATCGACCGCAATCTCGGCAAAGCCATGACCGATGCGGCCAATGCGGCGATCTCCGACCGAGGGGCGACGTCGCTGGCCGGAGCCGACCAGACGACCAAGGACATTATGCGGCGGTACCAGGTCACGCCCGACCCGGACGGGATGGTCAAATATCCGATCAACCCGCTGCTGCGTCCGTTCGTCGACGAGCAACGCGTCACGGTCACCGAAGCCAAGATGCTCGATAAATTAGGACTGCCGGGCCAGCTGAAGATGAAGGACATACGCGGAGACGCATTCAGTGAGGCCAATAAGCGATTTCCCGGTTACGGTGTGAGTGATAACCACAATGACGCGTTCCGGCACGCCTACTGGAACGCCCTGATGACCCGGGAATACGGCGCCGACTGGACCAAACGCTTTGCCACAGCACATGAGCGCGTCCCGGGTAACCAACCCGAACAAGAAGCTATGGACCTGCACAACAATGAAGTCGGTCGCAAGATCGCCTCGGCCAATCCGAACGCGAGTCCGGAACAACTCGCCGGCCTCGTCGAAAAGGCAGTGAAGAACGGGGAGACCGTCGTGGTTCAGCGCGGCGGCGGCGATCTTCAATACAGCGACCGGGTCGCACCGGGGCAGGCGGGGCACCCCAAGCTGCCTCCGCCGGAGCCCGGAGAACCGGCGAAATCGAAGTAA
- a CDS encoding CAP domain-containing protein, whose translation MSTAFGVSAFAVTIAGAPAASAGSDSPADEVISLTNDARSKAGCSALKSEKHLTEAAQAHTEDMAASGNLDHNSSKGDPGDRISAAGYKAQTWAENIAEGQTSASEVVDAWMNSEGHRANILNCGLKDIGVGYAKSGNGTPYWTQDFGTSSGSDKDKDKEKDKGKDKDKEKDKDKPSGGGKDKPSDGGGKDKPSDGGGKDKPSGGGGKDKPSDGGGKDKPSGGGGEDKPSGGGGKDKPSGGGDEDKPSDGGGDPPEGPSEDGSDLPSEGEGDSSEDPWGDGSDESSEGGSDSSEDPWGDGSDESSEGGSDSSEDPWGDGSDESSEGGSDSSEDPWGDGSDESSEGEGDSSEDSWGDGSDIFSEDEGNSGDSWGEGSDIFSDDGGDSFGDPSADAFDWFSDGGGDSSFDPWSNGFDAPSDDGIGALTGGGNDFGGLGDLLDGLGGAGDAFGGLEGAGDALGGLEGAGDLLGGLAGAGDSLGALAGGGW comes from the coding sequence TTGTCCACCGCTTTCGGCGTTTCTGCTTTTGCTGTCACTATTGCCGGCGCCCCGGCGGCCTCGGCGGGCTCCGATTCCCCCGCCGATGAGGTGATCAGCCTTACCAATGACGCCCGGAGCAAGGCCGGCTGCTCCGCATTGAAATCCGAAAAGCATCTCACCGAAGCCGCGCAGGCCCATACGGAGGATATGGCGGCCAGCGGCAATCTGGACCACAACTCGTCGAAAGGCGATCCGGGCGATCGGATCAGCGCCGCGGGTTATAAGGCGCAGACCTGGGCCGAGAATATCGCCGAGGGGCAGACGAGTGCGTCCGAGGTCGTCGATGCGTGGATGAACAGCGAGGGGCACCGCGCGAACATCCTGAACTGCGGGCTCAAGGATATCGGCGTCGGCTACGCCAAGAGCGGAAACGGAACCCCTTACTGGACACAAGATTTCGGTACGTCCAGTGGTTCGGACAAGGACAAGGACAAAGAGAAGGACAAGGGCAAGGACAAGGACAAGGAGAAAGACAAGGACAAGCCGTCTGGGGGTGGCAAGGATAAGCCCTCCGATGGGGGCGGTAAGGACAAGCCTTCTGATGGCGGTGGTAAGGACAAGCCCTCCGGCGGCGGTGGTAAAGACAAGCCTTCTGATGGCGGTGGCAAGGACAAGCCCTCCGGCGGTGGCGGTGAGGATAAGCCCTCGGGCGGCGGTGGTAAGGACAAGCCGTCCGGCGGAGGCGACGAGGACAAGCCCTCAGATGGCGGTGGCGATCCGCCCGAAGGTCCTTCGGAGGACGGCTCGGACCTGCCTTCGGAGGGTGAAGGTGATTCGTCCGAGGATCCGTGGGGTGATGGTTCGGACGAGTCTTCGGAGGGTGGAAGTGATTCGTCCGAGGATCCGTGGGGTGATGGTTCGGACGAGTCTTCGGAGGGTGGAAGTGATTCGTCCGAGGATCCGTGGGGTGATGGTTCGGACGAGTCTTCGGAGGGTGGAAGTGATTCGTCCGAGGATCCGTGGGGTGACGGTTCGGACGAGTCTTCGGAGGGTGAAGGCGATTCGTCCGAGGATTCCTGGGGCGACGGTTCAGACATCTTCTCGGAAGATGAAGGCAATTCCGGGGATTCCTGGGGCGAGGGCTCAGACATCTTCTCGGATGATGGCGGGGATTCGTTCGGAGACCCCTCCGCTGACGCCTTCGATTGGTTCTCGGATGGCGGAGGCGACTCTTCCTTCGATCCCTGGAGCAACGGATTCGACGCACCATCGGATGACGGCATCGGAGCACTCACCGGCGGTGGCAACGATTTCGGCGGACTCGGCGACCTCCTGGACGGACTGGGAGGTGCCGGAGATGCCTTCGGCGGACTGGAAGGCGCCGGAGACGCCTTAGGCGGACTCGAAGGCGCCGGAGATCTCCTGGGCGGACTCGCAGGCGCAGGCGACAGCCTCGGCGCACTCGCAGGTGGCGGCTGGTAG
- a CDS encoding AMP nucleosidase → MPSRQPAISLTGAEALDQLETLYQRSVTALRAAIRDFVVDGTVPDRAARDAGAFVYPELRISWDGDASPKNRSRAWGRFTRPGSYATTITRPDLLRHYLAEQLEMIEGDYDVRIEVAPSRQEIPFPYVIDRADLALDRSMAAVIAKHFPTTDLASIGDETADGIFNAVDTFPLSHFDALRTDFSLARLQHYTGTPVDHFQPFVLFTNYTRYVDEFVRWAHEQIADPDSPYDGLSCAGGTVITAETTGTEMTSDLAWKKHQMPAWHLSAADRRGITLVNIGVGPSNAKTICDHLAVLRPHAWLMIGHCGGLRESQAIGDYVLAHAYLRDDHVLDSVLPPDIPIPSIAEVQRALYDATKIVSRMPGEEVKQRLRTGTVVTTDDRNWELRYSASALRFNLSRAVAIDMESATIAAQGYRFRVPYGTLLCVSDKPLHGEIKLPGQANRFYEGAISEHLQIGIRAVELLRAEGDRLHSRKLRTFNEPPFR, encoded by the coding sequence ATGCCGAGTCGGCAACCAGCTATTTCGTTGACCGGCGCCGAGGCGCTGGACCAGCTGGAGACGCTCTACCAACGGTCGGTCACCGCGTTGCGCGCTGCGATACGGGACTTCGTCGTCGACGGCACCGTGCCGGACCGTGCGGCCCGGGACGCCGGTGCGTTCGTCTATCCCGAACTGCGCATCAGCTGGGACGGCGACGCGTCGCCGAAGAATCGCTCGCGCGCGTGGGGACGTTTCACCAGGCCGGGCAGCTACGCCACCACCATCACCCGCCCGGACCTGCTGCGCCACTACTTGGCCGAACAGTTGGAAATGATCGAGGGCGACTACGATGTGCGCATCGAGGTGGCGCCGTCTCGGCAGGAGATTCCGTTTCCCTACGTGATCGATCGCGCCGACCTCGCACTCGACCGCTCGATGGCCGCCGTTATCGCGAAACATTTTCCGACCACCGACCTGGCCAGCATCGGTGACGAAACTGCGGACGGCATCTTCAATGCCGTAGATACCTTTCCGCTCAGCCATTTCGACGCGCTGCGTACCGATTTCTCACTGGCCCGGCTGCAGCATTACACCGGAACGCCGGTCGACCATTTCCAGCCGTTCGTGCTGTTCACCAACTACACGCGCTACGTCGATGAATTCGTGCGCTGGGCGCATGAGCAGATCGCCGATCCGGACAGTCCGTACGATGGTCTTTCCTGCGCGGGCGGCACGGTGATCACCGCCGAGACCACCGGCACTGAGATGACTTCGGATCTCGCCTGGAAGAAGCACCAGATGCCCGCCTGGCACCTGAGTGCCGCCGACCGACGCGGCATCACTTTGGTGAATATCGGTGTCGGGCCGTCCAATGCGAAGACCATCTGCGATCACCTGGCGGTGCTGCGCCCGCACGCGTGGCTGATGATCGGCCACTGCGGTGGCCTGCGGGAGAGCCAGGCGATCGGCGACTACGTGCTCGCCCACGCGTATCTGCGCGACGACCACGTCCTGGATTCGGTACTGCCGCCGGACATTCCGATCCCCAGCATCGCCGAAGTACAGCGGGCGCTGTACGACGCCACCAAGATCGTCAGCCGCATGCCGGGCGAAGAGGTGAAGCAGCGATTGCGCACCGGCACCGTGGTCACCACCGACGATCGGAACTGGGAACTGCGCTACTCCGCGTCGGCACTGCGGTTCAACCTCAGTCGCGCGGTGGCCATCGATATGGAGAGTGCCACCATCGCGGCGCAGGGGTATCGATTCCGCGTGCCGTACGGCACCTTGCTGTGTGTCTCGGACAAGCCGCTGCACGGCGAGATCAAACTGCCGGGGCAGGCGAATCGCTTCTATGAAGGTGCCATTTCCGAGCACCTGCAGATCGGCATCCGCGCCGTGGAGTTGTTGCGTGCCGAGGGGGATCGGCTGCATTCGCGCAAGCTGCGCACGTTCAACGAACCGCCGTTCCGGTAG
- a CDS encoding TVP38/TMEM64 family protein: MTDNDGSATTSRWRHGARLALCAAFLLGMFYLVAVARVIDVESVRGMIAATGPAAPLVYAVVSALLGAILVPGPILAAGSGLLFGPLVGTFVTLGATVGTAIISSFLGRRAGRESARGLLGAERADRLDAQIERRGLWAVVGQRFVPGAPDALASYLFGAFGVPLWQMGVGAFIGSAPRAFVYTALGASIGDLSAPLAYAAIAVWCITATLGAFAAHRGYRSWRRHGRRGAAEVESVRVWPPRTR, encoded by the coding sequence ATGACCGACAACGACGGTTCCGCCACGACCAGCCGGTGGCGACACGGCGCGCGGCTCGCACTGTGCGCCGCGTTCCTGCTCGGGATGTTCTATCTCGTCGCCGTCGCCCGGGTAATCGACGTCGAAAGCGTGCGCGGCATGATCGCGGCGACGGGTCCGGCGGCACCGTTGGTCTACGCGGTGGTTTCGGCTCTGCTCGGCGCGATTCTCGTTCCTGGTCCGATTCTGGCCGCTGGCAGCGGTCTGCTGTTCGGACCGCTGGTCGGGACGTTCGTGACGCTGGGCGCGACGGTGGGCACCGCGATCATCTCCAGCTTCCTCGGGCGTCGCGCCGGCCGCGAGAGCGCGCGCGGTTTGCTCGGTGCCGAGCGCGCCGATCGCCTCGATGCACAGATCGAGCGGCGCGGTCTCTGGGCTGTCGTCGGGCAGCGCTTCGTCCCGGGCGCCCCGGATGCGTTGGCGTCCTATCTGTTCGGCGCGTTCGGAGTTCCGTTGTGGCAGATGGGCGTCGGCGCCTTTATCGGATCGGCGCCGCGGGCCTTCGTCTACACCGCCCTCGGCGCGTCGATCGGTGACCTGTCGGCGCCCCTGGCCTATGCCGCGATCGCAGTGTGGTGCATCACCGCCACCCTCGGAGCCTTCGCCGCGCATCGCGGATATCGCAGCTGGCGTCGGCATGGTCGACGCGGGGCGGCCGAAGTCGAATCGGTACGGGTTTGGCCGCCTCGGACGAGGTGA
- a CDS encoding acyltransferase family protein, protein MRQADSHNRTAGAHRARRTSPRAEFRPDVEGLRAVAVLAVIVFHAGTPGVSGGFVGVDVFFVISGFLITGMLWREMAATGTIALARFYGNRARRLLPAASIVLVATAVGAATLLPPLQAREVLGDGIASALYAGNYRLALHGTDYLAADTPPSPFQHYWSLGVEEQFYLLWPALIIGIAWFAHRRRKTRIDASPAPYLLVLAVVAVASFAVSLAWTRTLPSWAFFALPARAWELAVGGIVALSVPVWRRLPAPLATVAGWIGLILIVLSCLHLDGRTPYPGTAALLPVLGVALIVAAGCAAPELGVGRALSLAPLRALGRLSYSWYLWHWPVLLLAPSLVGHRLGTVGTVGAVAMSGGLAMLTLWLVEDPIRFAAPLRRSARRSLACGGGVTAVAVCVGLALLLLVPAPVGRGAAASALTVTAAPPPPPSESVDPLDAAVQQLTTQVQSAVAASAELRSVPSNLSPSLADAPADKAAVFENGCVRSWLDVGQAECASGDPHSASTVALVGDSHAAMWSPAFEQVAEQRHWRLETMSKVTCPLLELPISSPYLGREYTECVQWRHQILARLQAEHPRLIVLSMSRRYGGDFGFTTYDQAWIESLSRLTTQLRATGANVLVLGPVPDPHTTVPTCLSDHLDDATACAPPRADAVNDAGIAAEQAATIAAGGQYADLTALFCTPSRCPLITSNNLMYRDDNHLTVAYAEALEPIVAALADRALARP, encoded by the coding sequence GTGCGGCAGGCCGACTCCCATAACCGCACGGCTGGGGCGCATCGTGCGCGGCGCACCTCCCCGCGCGCGGAATTCCGGCCTGACGTCGAGGGTCTGCGTGCCGTCGCGGTACTGGCCGTCATTGTTTTCCACGCGGGTACACCCGGTGTCAGTGGCGGGTTCGTCGGTGTAGACGTCTTTTTCGTCATCTCCGGCTTTCTCATCACCGGAATGCTCTGGCGGGAGATGGCGGCCACCGGGACCATCGCACTCGCGCGTTTCTATGGCAATCGGGCCCGTCGGCTGCTGCCTGCCGCGAGCATCGTGCTGGTCGCGACCGCGGTCGGTGCGGCAACGCTGCTGCCTCCGCTGCAGGCCCGCGAGGTCCTCGGCGACGGGATTGCCAGCGCGTTGTACGCGGGCAACTATCGGCTCGCTCTGCACGGCACCGACTACCTCGCCGCCGACACGCCACCGTCGCCGTTCCAGCATTACTGGTCGCTCGGCGTCGAGGAGCAGTTCTACCTGCTGTGGCCTGCGCTGATCATCGGCATCGCCTGGTTCGCGCACCGCCGACGCAAGACAAGGATCGACGCCTCGCCCGCGCCGTACCTGCTTGTCCTCGCGGTGGTCGCGGTGGCGTCGTTCGCGGTCTCGCTGGCCTGGACCCGCACGCTGCCGTCATGGGCGTTCTTCGCACTGCCCGCGCGGGCCTGGGAGCTAGCCGTCGGGGGCATCGTGGCACTCTCGGTCCCGGTGTGGCGCCGATTGCCCGCGCCGCTCGCCACCGTCGCCGGGTGGATCGGGCTGATACTGATCGTCCTGAGTTGCCTTCATCTGGATGGGCGGACGCCCTATCCCGGTACAGCGGCGCTGCTGCCGGTGCTGGGTGTCGCGTTGATCGTCGCCGCCGGTTGCGCCGCACCCGAATTGGGTGTCGGTCGCGCACTGTCGTTGGCTCCGCTACGGGCGCTCGGTCGCCTGTCCTACTCCTGGTATCTCTGGCACTGGCCGGTGTTGCTGCTAGCGCCGTCGCTGGTCGGGCATCGCCTCGGCACGGTCGGCACGGTGGGCGCGGTGGCGATGTCCGGCGGCCTGGCGATGCTCACACTGTGGCTCGTCGAGGATCCCATCCGTTTCGCGGCACCGCTGCGACGTTCGGCCCGGCGCAGCCTCGCCTGCGGGGGCGGCGTCACCGCGGTCGCCGTGTGTGTGGGGCTGGCGCTGCTCTTGCTGGTGCCTGCCCCGGTCGGCCGTGGGGCAGCCGCCTCGGCCCTCACTGTCACCGCGGCGCCGCCTCCCCCACCATCGGAATCCGTCGATCCCCTGGACGCGGCGGTTCAGCAGCTGACCACCCAGGTGCAGTCGGCCGTCGCGGCATCGGCCGAGTTGCGCTCCGTCCCGTCGAATCTCTCCCCGTCGCTCGCCGACGCACCAGCAGACAAGGCGGCGGTGTTCGAAAACGGTTGCGTCCGTTCTTGGCTCGATGTCGGGCAGGCCGAATGCGCTTCGGGCGACCCCCATTCGGCCAGCACGGTGGCACTAGTCGGCGATTCGCACGCCGCGATGTGGAGCCCCGCATTCGAACAGGTTGCCGAGCAACGACATTGGCGACTGGAGACGATGAGCAAGGTCACCTGCCCGCTGCTGGAACTGCCGATCTCGAGTCCTTATCTGGGCCGGGAGTACACCGAATGCGTGCAGTGGCGCCACCAGATCCTCGCCCGGTTGCAGGCCGAGCACCCGCGCCTGATCGTGCTGAGCATGTCCCGGCGATACGGCGGCGACTTCGGGTTCACCACCTACGACCAAGCCTGGATCGAGAGCCTGTCCCGGCTGACCACACAGCTGCGGGCGACCGGCGCGAATGTCCTTGTCCTCGGCCCGGTTCCGGATCCGCACACCACCGTGCCGACCTGCCTGTCCGACCATCTGGACGACGCCACGGCCTGCGCGCCACCACGGGCAGACGCCGTGAACGACGCGGGCATCGCGGCCGAGCAGGCGGCGACCATCGCGGCAGGCGGACAGTACGCCGACCTCACCGCCCTGTTCTGCACCCCCAGCCGCTGCCCGCTCATCACCAGCAACAACCTGATGTACCGCGACGACAATCATTTGACCGTCGCCTACGCCGAGGCGCTGGAACCGATCGTTGCCGCACTCGCGGACCGCGCTCTCGCTCGGCCCTGA